In the Bdellovibrionota bacterium genome, one interval contains:
- the murC gene encoding UDP-N-acetylmuramate--L-alanine ligase → MVLSRSKFHFIGIGGIGMSGLAELLHNMGATISGSDASENEQIQKLKKLGATIYKGHSKENVGEVDTVVYSSAIPSTNPELIEAKSRKIPIISRAEVLGEVMRLKRSIAVAGSHGKTTTTSMTASIFINAQVDPTVVVGGRLDLIKSNAFLGKGEWLIAEADESDGSFKRLSPEISIITNIDDDHMDHYKTFDNLQKAFKEFANLIPFYGFCVVMGDDVRTRKLFENFDKRILFYGFHESNDFYLTKESSNGGMAYTIHHDGKKLGTFQLRIPGEHNALNALSAFIVAYRCGIAAQKCIEGLEKFQGVDRRFQRLGEKNGVEIYDDYGHHPTEVKAVLKAFKEKYPKATIKVAFQPHRYSRTQSSWSDFLKAFDDCDELYLLDIYAASEAPIEGITSLKLSQEIKHKHCEYIGHVDNVLEKMLKAKPGEVFVTLGAGDIYKQGRKFLNL, encoded by the coding sequence ATGGTTCTATCAAGATCAAAATTTCATTTCATCGGCATTGGCGGAATCGGAATGAGTGGACTCGCAGAACTTCTGCACAATATGGGAGCAACGATTTCAGGCAGTGATGCTTCTGAAAACGAACAAATTCAAAAATTAAAAAAACTAGGGGCTACAATTTATAAAGGCCATTCGAAAGAGAATGTGGGTGAAGTGGACACGGTGGTTTACTCCAGCGCTATTCCATCTACAAACCCAGAGCTTATCGAAGCTAAATCTAGAAAAATTCCTATCATCTCAAGAGCAGAAGTTCTTGGTGAAGTGATGAGACTCAAAAGAAGTATCGCCGTTGCTGGCAGTCACGGTAAGACCACAACGACGAGCATGACAGCAAGTATCTTTATCAATGCGCAGGTGGATCCTACGGTGGTGGTAGGTGGAAGATTGGATTTGATCAAGAGCAATGCTTTCCTCGGAAAAGGCGAGTGGTTGATCGCGGAGGCAGATGAAAGTGACGGAAGCTTTAAAAGGCTTTCACCTGAAATTTCCATCATCACAAATATCGACGACGATCATATGGATCACTATAAGACTTTTGATAATTTGCAAAAAGCATTCAAGGAATTTGCAAATTTAATTCCTTTTTATGGTTTCTGCGTAGTGATGGGCGATGATGTAAGAACTAGAAAATTATTTGAAAATTTCGATAAGAGAATTTTATTTTATGGGTTCCATGAATCCAATGATTTTTATCTGACGAAGGAATCTTCAAATGGGGGAATGGCTTATACCATTCATCATGATGGAAAAAAACTTGGCACCTTTCAGCTGAGAATTCCCGGGGAGCACAACGCTCTAAACGCCCTTTCAGCCTTCATCGTAGCATATAGATGTGGAATCGCAGCGCAGAAGTGCATCGAAGGTTTAGAAAAATTCCAAGGAGTCGACAGACGATTCCAGAGGCTTGGCGAAAAGAATGGCGTTGAGATCTATGATGACTACGGACATCACCCAACAGAAGTGAAAGCAGTTCTTAAAGCTTTTAAAGAAAAATATCCGAAGGCTACTATCAAGGTGGCCTTCCAGCCACACCGATACTCTAGAACTCAAAGTTCTTGGAGTGATTTTTTAAAAGCTTTCGATGATTGCGATGAACTTTATCTTTTGGATATTTATGCTGCAAGTGAAGCGCCTATAGAGGGCATCACTTCTCTGAAACTTTCGCAAGAAATCAAACACAAGCACTGCGAATACATCGGTCACGTGGATAATGTTCTAGAAAAAATGCTAAAAGCAAAACCGGGCGAAGTATTTGTGACTTTAGGAGCCGGCGATATCTACAAACAAGGTAGAAAGTTTTTAAACCTTTAG
- the murG gene encoding undecaprenyldiphospho-muramoylpentapeptide beta-N-acetylglucosaminyltransferase, protein MKKTIFIAGGGTGGHIYPGLAIAQALQKEDPGLDIRFVGTSYGLEKKIIPQNNFPLHLINIGGLNGVPFFKKILVFLKFPIAFFQCVYLILKYRPLFVFGVGGYSSGPFVLTSALLGKPTALFESNAHPGITNIILSKFVKVSFTLFEESKNYLKTKIVETFGFPVRNNMALAPRRDNKNLRILIFGGSQGARGINITVSNALNKFPEELSDVEFVHQTGKVDFPTYKDTYANKKNVKCMEYLDPIKSYYDWADLIFCRAGASTLSELAACGKAAVLIPFPFAADDHQKKNAESMVNRKAAEMILQKDFTAEAFLKTVLDFKNKREKILELEKNIQKTYIPNAAQNIAKYILRKS, encoded by the coding sequence ATGAAAAAGACGATCTTTATTGCTGGTGGTGGCACTGGTGGACATATTTATCCGGGATTGGCGATAGCGCAGGCGCTGCAGAAAGAAGACCCTGGTCTTGATATACGTTTTGTTGGAACCTCTTATGGTTTGGAAAAGAAAATCATTCCTCAAAATAATTTTCCTCTTCATCTGATCAATATCGGCGGACTGAATGGTGTTCCTTTTTTCAAAAAGATTTTAGTTTTCTTAAAATTTCCAATCGCATTTTTTCAATGTGTTTATTTGATTTTAAAATATCGACCTCTGTTTGTTTTTGGTGTTGGTGGATACTCTTCAGGCCCTTTTGTTTTGACTTCGGCACTTTTAGGAAAACCTACAGCACTTTTTGAATCCAACGCTCATCCCGGGATTACCAATATTATTCTTTCTAAATTTGTAAAAGTGAGCTTTACGCTATTTGAAGAATCAAAAAATTATCTTAAGACTAAAATTGTAGAAACCTTTGGTTTTCCTGTGCGTAATAATATGGCGCTTGCTCCAAGAAGAGATAATAAAAATCTTAGAATTTTAATCTTTGGAGGGAGTCAAGGTGCGCGTGGAATTAACATCACAGTATCGAATGCACTCAATAAATTTCCAGAAGAGTTGAGTGACGTTGAATTTGTCCATCAGACAGGAAAAGTAGATTTTCCAACTTACAAAGATACCTATGCCAATAAAAAAAATGTAAAGTGTATGGAATATCTTGATCCTATTAAAAGTTATTACGATTGGGCGGATTTGATTTTCTGTAGAGCGGGAGCATCAACGCTTTCAGAATTAGCAGCTTGCGGAAAAGCAGCTGTCTTGATTCCATTCCCATTTGCAGCGGATGATCATCAAAAGAAAAATGCAGAGAGCATGGTGAATCGCAAAGCAGCAGAAATGATTCTGCAAAAAGATTTTACGGCAGAAGCATTTTTGAAAACAGTATTGGATTTTAAAAACAAACGCGAAAAAATATTAGAGCTTGAAAAAAACATTCAAAAAACCTATATCCCTAATGCAGCTCAAAATATTGCAAAGTACATCTTAAGGAAATCATAA
- the murD gene encoding UDP-N-acetylmuramoyl-L-alanine--D-glutamate ligase yields MKDVAGKKVMVVGLSSTGVALTKFLVEMGAKVTVSDHKSPAELSQALEKIDNLELEYDLGGHTPKLLLEQDMIILSPGVSPELKVFEYARKNGKKVTGDIEFAAQFIEEPIIAITGTNGKSTTCKLAELMLTESGVKVWLGGNFGTPLIEYVRNKEKADVVIVEASSFQLEHVDTFNPKNIVFMNIGENHLDRYRSMDEYVGAKRKLFRNTNHNTTSVLNADDNRVVDLARDPVVQRGRIFYFSRKVALEPQIMNIGGAVLVANREIKVRVGPEIETYSTANLKMRGKHAVENIMAAILTTRDFGAKHEAIQKVMDSFQGLAHRIEYVRKAGGVMFYNDSKATNVHAVKRALDCFDENVILIMGGKDSNLDFTELQTPIRQKVKNLILVGEAKEKINRDLGDFSETFLIGTFEEAVLLAYQKSRIGDTVLLSPGCPSFDTFDNYVERGNYFKKLVSEFS; encoded by the coding sequence ATGAAAGACGTAGCTGGCAAAAAAGTTATGGTCGTAGGACTTTCTTCAACCGGGGTAGCGTTGACAAAGTTTTTAGTGGAAATGGGCGCAAAGGTTACGGTGAGTGATCACAAATCTCCGGCGGAGCTTTCACAGGCATTAGAAAAAATCGATAACTTAGAATTGGAATATGATCTTGGTGGTCACACTCCAAAGTTATTGCTAGAGCAAGACATGATTATCTTGAGCCCGGGAGTTTCACCCGAGCTTAAAGTATTTGAGTACGCTCGCAAGAACGGAAAAAAAGTGACTGGCGATATCGAGTTCGCCGCACAATTTATCGAAGAACCAATCATCGCCATCACGGGTACAAACGGTAAGAGTACAACATGCAAATTGGCTGAGTTGATGCTGACGGAATCAGGCGTAAAAGTTTGGTTGGGTGGAAACTTCGGTACGCCACTCATCGAGTACGTGCGCAACAAAGAAAAAGCTGACGTTGTTATCGTTGAAGCTTCATCTTTTCAATTGGAACACGTTGATACTTTCAACCCTAAGAATATCGTTTTCATGAACATCGGTGAAAACCATCTCGATCGTTACAGATCTATGGATGAATACGTTGGTGCAAAAAGAAAATTATTTAGAAATACAAACCACAACACAACAAGCGTGTTAAATGCTGATGACAACCGTGTGGTGGATCTTGCGCGTGATCCAGTTGTTCAGCGCGGAAGAATTTTCTACTTCTCTAGAAAAGTTGCTCTTGAGCCACAGATTATGAATATTGGTGGTGCGGTTTTAGTGGCGAATAGAGAAATTAAAGTGAGAGTGGGACCAGAAATAGAAACTTACTCTACAGCAAACCTCAAGATGAGAGGAAAGCATGCCGTGGAAAACATTATGGCAGCGATTCTTACAACGAGAGATTTTGGCGCAAAACATGAAGCCATTCAAAAAGTCATGGACAGTTTCCAGGGCCTTGCACATCGTATTGAATACGTGCGTAAAGCTGGCGGAGTGATGTTCTACAATGATTCAAAAGCCACCAACGTTCATGCTGTAAAACGTGCTTTGGATTGCTTTGATGAGAACGTGATTCTGATTATGGGTGGTAAGGATTCAAATCTTGATTTCACGGAACTTCAGACGCCGATCCGCCAAAAAGTCAAAAACTTGATCTTGGTCGGTGAAGCAAAAGAAAAAATCAATCGCGATCTTGGAGACTTCTCTGAGACGTTCTTGATAGGAACTTTTGAGGAAGCCGTACTCTTGGCTTACCAAAAGTCTAGGATAGGGGATACAGTTTTACTATCTCCTGGTTGCCCAAGCTTCGATACATTTGATAATTATGTAGAGAGAGGCAATTACTTCAAGAAGTTGGTAAGTGAATTTTCTTAA
- a CDS encoding transposase → MARKKLEYSDIYPFHIYGKSNNSEWFYIPIQDCWRIFTHHLIKVEKKYNLKIHAFVLMNNHYHMIASTPDNNLSKIMNRLITGVSKSINAASERSNHVFGGQYRATIIKNEHYYLQAIRYVYQNPIAVNLCSRVDLYPYSTIKHSLEKNTFNIPIVNNEIFENVIESDPKKFLDQMNNIYSEEQRCVINKAMKRKEYKLNKRVWKKTF, encoded by the coding sequence ATGGCTAGAAAAAAACTTGAGTACTCAGACATTTATCCGTTCCATATATATGGAAAATCCAATAACTCAGAATGGTTTTATATACCGATTCAAGATTGTTGGCGTATCTTTACTCATCATTTAATAAAAGTAGAAAAGAAATATAATTTAAAGATTCATGCATTCGTATTAATGAATAATCACTATCACATGATAGCCTCAACTCCTGATAATAATCTTTCAAAAATTATGAACAGATTAATCACCGGTGTGAGCAAATCTATCAATGCCGCTTCCGAAAGAAGCAACCATGTATTCGGAGGGCAATACCGGGCAACAATCATAAAGAATGAACACTATTATTTGCAGGCAATAAGATATGTTTATCAAAACCCTATAGCCGTGAATTTATGCAGTAGAGTGGATCTTTATCCTTACTCTACAATAAAACATTCATTAGAAAAAAATACTTTCAACATACCCATCGTTAATAATGAAATTTTCGAAAACGTTATTGAATCAGACCCTAAGAAGTTCCTAGATCAAATGAATAATATATATTCAGAAGAACAAAGATGCGTAATTAACAAGGCAATGAAAAGAAAAGAATATAAATTAAATAAACGCGTTTGGAAAAAGACATTTTGA
- the murF gene encoding UDP-N-acetylmuramoyl-tripeptide--D-alanyl-D-alanine ligase translates to MADQFFTVDELVKMTKGKLLQKQDSFVYGISTDSRTIQKGDLFIPLKGENFDGHDYVAQVVEKGAAAALVSQDLKEKVGITLIKVDDTLKALQDMGSSYRHAYPFKIIGITGSNGKTTTKFFTEKILSQQFRTYASQKSFNNHFGVPLTLLALKPDTQFGIVEIGMNHAGEISALTKMADPDIALVTTVGRAHLMDFDGVEGIAKEKSDIYRKSRGDNIKVFNLDNDSTAEMYREFKGQGHAITFSSVKKDVDVHFELKEMGLEHLRITGAIKGVPGEVVIPVFGAHNVINLMGAAGIALAAGMTPENIWSALPSCQTVWGRNMLVHLKSKANLIFDGYNANPDSMKALVDNLSQLTVDGKKIVILGDMLEMGEQADELHSELGEFIGRKGFEVVWFLGQFSKSFEAGIKKSQYSKNLFISNGYEESLAVKVASMVEPSDIVVMKGSRGARLEKLVPHFQPVNWNV, encoded by the coding sequence ATGGCTGATCAATTTTTCACAGTCGATGAATTAGTAAAAATGACTAAAGGAAAACTCCTTCAAAAACAAGATTCTTTTGTTTACGGTATTTCCACGGATTCCAGAACAATACAAAAAGGCGATTTATTTATTCCGCTTAAAGGTGAGAACTTTGATGGTCACGATTACGTCGCTCAAGTGGTAGAGAAGGGTGCGGCGGCCGCCCTGGTTTCTCAAGACCTCAAAGAGAAAGTCGGAATCACTCTCATAAAAGTGGACGATACTCTAAAAGCTCTTCAAGACATGGGATCGTCCTATAGACATGCATATCCTTTTAAAATCATCGGTATCACGGGTTCGAACGGAAAAACCACTACAAAATTTTTCACCGAGAAAATTCTTTCCCAACAATTTAGAACATACGCTTCTCAAAAAAGCTTCAACAATCACTTCGGAGTTCCCTTGACCCTTCTTGCATTAAAGCCAGATACGCAGTTTGGAATTGTAGAGATCGGGATGAATCATGCGGGAGAAATTTCTGCTCTTACAAAAATGGCAGATCCCGATATTGCACTTGTGACAACCGTAGGGCGTGCGCACTTAATGGATTTTGATGGAGTGGAAGGAATCGCCAAAGAGAAAAGCGATATCTACAGAAAATCTAGAGGGGATAATATTAAGGTTTTCAATCTCGATAATGATTCTACGGCCGAAATGTATAGAGAGTTTAAAGGTCAAGGACATGCGATTACTTTTTCTTCAGTCAAGAAGGATGTCGATGTTCATTTTGAATTAAAAGAAATGGGATTGGAGCACTTAAGAATCACAGGAGCAATCAAAGGTGTTCCTGGTGAAGTCGTGATTCCTGTATTTGGAGCACACAATGTGATAAACCTTATGGGTGCCGCAGGAATTGCACTTGCAGCAGGCATGACTCCGGAAAATATTTGGTCAGCACTTCCTAGTTGTCAAACCGTGTGGGGGAGAAACATGCTGGTTCATCTAAAATCAAAAGCAAATTTGATTTTTGATGGCTACAATGCAAACCCCGACAGCATGAAGGCTCTCGTCGATAATCTTTCGCAGCTTACAGTAGATGGAAAAAAAATTGTTATCCTTGGGGATATGCTCGAGATGGGTGAGCAGGCCGATGAGCTTCACTCTGAGCTTGGAGAATTTATTGGTAGAAAAGGATTCGAGGTGGTTTGGTTTCTTGGACAGTTTTCGAAGTCTTTTGAAGCGGGAATTAAGAAGTCTCAATATTCAAAAAACTTATTTATATCAAATGGTTATGAAGAAAGTCTTGCAGTCAAAGTCGCATCTATGGTAGAACCTTCAGATATTGTTGTTATGAAGGGATCTCGAGGTGCGCGACTTGAAAAATTAGTTCCGCATTTTCAGCCCGTCAATTGGAACGTTTAA
- the mraY gene encoding phospho-N-acetylmuramoyl-pentapeptide-transferase: MLYKLLYALAEDISAFNVFRYITFRTFIAFLTGFGLCIFWGPSFIKKLIKKQMNQSIRDDGPESHKKKVGTPTMGGILILACIFIPSLLWTDLLNPMVQAILVITLGFALIGYADDQMKVKKKNTKGVSGKVRLGLEFLISGIVIAWLIYSHDFSTEVYVPFFKDVVFDLGWAYVAFGALVIAGCANAVNLTDGLDGLAIVPVIVAAGTYALFAYVAGHYSLAQYLQIPYIPGVGEITPIAATVIAAGLGFLWFNTYPAQVFMGDIGSLGLGGFIGTIAVLTKNELLLIIVGGVFVAEALSVIGQVASFKLTGKRIFKMAPLHHHFELKGIAEPKVIVRFWIVAIILAVLSLSTLKLR; this comes from the coding sequence ATGTTATACAAATTGCTCTACGCTCTGGCTGAAGATATCTCTGCTTTTAACGTTTTCAGATACATCACATTTAGAACATTTATTGCATTCTTGACCGGATTTGGTCTTTGCATTTTTTGGGGACCATCTTTCATCAAAAAATTAATTAAAAAGCAAATGAATCAATCCATTCGTGATGACGGACCAGAAAGTCACAAGAAAAAAGTTGGAACCCCAACCATGGGTGGAATCTTAATCTTAGCGTGTATTTTTATTCCAAGTCTTCTTTGGACAGATCTTTTAAATCCGATGGTTCAAGCCATTCTTGTTATTACACTCGGATTTGCGTTGATCGGTTATGCTGATGACCAAATGAAAGTAAAAAAGAAGAATACAAAAGGTGTTTCTGGAAAAGTGAGACTCGGTTTAGAGTTTTTGATTTCTGGAATCGTGATTGCTTGGCTTATTTACAGTCATGATTTTTCTACGGAAGTTTATGTTCCATTTTTTAAGGACGTCGTTTTTGATTTAGGTTGGGCTTACGTCGCTTTCGGAGCACTCGTGATTGCTGGTTGCGCGAACGCGGTGAATTTGACAGACGGACTGGATGGATTAGCTATTGTGCCGGTGATTGTGGCTGCTGGAACTTATGCGCTTTTCGCGTATGTTGCGGGTCACTACAGCCTTGCGCAGTATTTACAAATTCCATATATTCCAGGCGTTGGCGAGATCACTCCAATAGCTGCGACAGTGATAGCAGCAGGCTTAGGATTTTTGTGGTTCAACACATATCCGGCACAAGTATTTATGGGAGACATCGGATCTCTAGGTCTTGGTGGATTCATTGGAACCATTGCGGTGTTAACTAAAAACGAATTGTTGTTGATTATTGTGGGAGGAGTTTTTGTTGCCGAAGCTCTCTCTGTGATAGGGCAAGTGGCATCATTTAAATTAACAGGAAAAAGAATTTTTAAAATGGCTCCTCTTCATCATCATTTTGAATTGAAGGGAATTGCGGAACCGAAAGTAATCGTAAGATTCTGGATTGTTGCAATCATCTTGGCCGTTTTAAGTTTAAGCACTCTAAAATTAAGATAA
- the ftsW gene encoding putative lipid II flippase FtsW, which translates to MNFLKKSFLELDRTMLLTILTLIGVGIILVYSSSFIFAIESRNDGYFYFKKQLMFSVIGIVALFGAATVPFSLVRKFGFLSWLFFGILICLTLIPGIGVKSGGAIRWIHMGGGIYFEPSEFLKVSLPLLMGYLISKFDQSENKLKTFLLSSLLFFPLPVLLKQPDFGSFAVCSFVIFALLFTFGLRWFWVISGSIVASMSFYALVMQVPYRKARVMAFMDPWAAIATGGYQVIQSLLSFYTGGLFGSGLGQGQGKLFFLPEAHTDFIFSVLGEETGFVGVMILFSIYAFLMFRAFQMTARLKDLKAQVMAMGLCLVFTVQVLINLCVVFGLVPTKGLALPFLSYGGSSLLASCILFGLLLNIQRTYQPKGA; encoded by the coding sequence GTGAATTTTCTTAAAAAGAGTTTTTTAGAATTAGATCGGACAATGCTTTTAACGATTCTGACACTGATTGGTGTCGGGATCATCTTGGTATACAGTTCGAGTTTTATTTTCGCCATCGAGTCGCGTAACGATGGTTATTTTTATTTCAAGAAACAATTGATGTTTTCGGTGATTGGAATTGTGGCGCTCTTTGGAGCGGCGACGGTTCCTTTCAGTCTTGTCCGTAAATTTGGATTCTTAAGTTGGCTATTTTTTGGTATCTTGATTTGTCTTACTCTCATTCCGGGAATTGGGGTGAAGTCCGGAGGGGCAATCAGATGGATTCACATGGGCGGAGGAATTTATTTTGAACCTTCTGAGTTCTTAAAGGTTTCTCTTCCGCTTTTGATGGGCTATTTGATTTCAAAGTTTGATCAATCAGAAAATAAATTAAAAACATTTCTTCTTTCATCGCTTTTATTTTTTCCGCTGCCAGTTTTATTAAAGCAACCTGACTTTGGTAGCTTTGCAGTGTGCTCGTTTGTAATCTTTGCACTTCTTTTTACTTTTGGACTTCGTTGGTTCTGGGTGATCTCAGGAAGTATCGTAGCCTCGATGAGTTTCTATGCATTGGTGATGCAGGTTCCTTACAGAAAAGCGCGCGTGATGGCGTTTATGGATCCATGGGCTGCGATCGCAACCGGCGGATACCAAGTGATTCAAAGTTTACTCAGTTTTTATACAGGCGGACTTTTCGGATCAGGTCTTGGTCAGGGCCAAGGAAAACTTTTCTTCTTACCCGAGGCGCACACGGATTTCATATTCAGCGTTTTGGGAGAAGAAACAGGTTTCGTTGGAGTGATGATTCTTTTTTCCATCTACGCATTCTTAATGTTTAGAGCTTTCCAGATGACTGCAAGATTAAAAGATCTCAAAGCCCAAGTGATGGCCATGGGCCTTTGTTTGGTGTTCACAGTTCAAGTTCTGATCAACCTCTGCGTGGTCTTTGGCTTAGTTCCAACAAAAGGGTTGGCTCTGCCATTCTTAAGTTACGGCGGAAGTTCATTGCTAGCATCATGTATCCTTTTTGGACTTCTTCTTAACATTCAACGCACCTACCAACCAAAAGGCGCTTAG